From a single Eremothecium sinecaudum strain ATCC 58844 chromosome III, complete sequence genomic region:
- the DSL1 gene encoding Dsl1p (Syntenic homolog of Ashbya gossypii AFR652W; Syntenic homolog of Saccharomyces cerevisiae YNL258C (DSL1)) encodes MESIAIKNKLKQSNAELNDLLSNLYGITSSIEEDPALLLPVDVDVQNQRSLTELKQRDSELTKSLNQLLKLKEVSQAATAFTQDIERNKLHEAVKGLQHIKQKVRHVDISSEGLRFEQALSSYIHELHSGLITKFEELLVKFCRITDNEITFTKQIKEGGLDTLTYEDVANVFCTNLVTGNAINLDSWIFGDLNIEDLKEDMQTRVVDCYEKYIKFKPVIEYIKIFLRKENVAFTLEQDTLIIKEEDVDPKRKLESYQALVDFLLNIFSPLASNQVIAALGPELINELTRLLKQNSKIFLSNDSHYKPQLSELNKSLIKLSSADKSTWKYDGEAIGKLLKGNDVYMNLEFDQLLQQQIESIRGFFKDDSWSELTEAETPTNPESEKVEKSSVGTKLSSKTTTNEWEWNEDDNDDGWAEEFDVNIDTAEEKPITKAKAKIDDKKSAEGWDDMWDDEIIDVASTSEKTQITQIPIKFQNILKTFQEGCEKLDKDVIGSSYTYKFNLLQTSFFAMCMCKYQKWWILVNDIEYILTQQRDNSLDQLASLLARYIENQITNMQKVSFNILKKQLQTMKTSEKQPDFKPITESLLPFLQSEAFPALCNLGQPQYCLDFLGFLYNDCIINQILKWDIISERNSENLSQLIQLIYDSTKISYLHNNNDYRHYRTKLAIVARVMTVHLKDIMEMFYNGDFFLFSTEEITSWIVLLFADTTMRRDCIFEVKTIREESEQ; translated from the coding sequence ATGGAGTCTATTGCGATTAAAAACAAATTGAAGCAGTCTAATGCTGAACTAAACGATTTATTGTCGAATCTGTACGGTATTACATCTTCAATTGAAGAGGATCCTGCATTGTTGTTACCTGTTGATGTCGACGTGCAAAACCAGCGCTCTTTAACTGAATTGAAACAGCGGGATTCAGAACTTACTAAATCTTTGAATCAGCTTTTGAAGTTAAAAGAGGTTTCTCAAGCTGCAACTGCGTTTACTCAGGACATTGAAAGGAACAAATTACATGAGGCAGTAAAAGGGTTACAGCATATTAAACAAAAAGTAAGACACGTTGATATTTCAAGTGAGGGTCTAAGGTTTGAACAGGCTCTTTCAAGCTATATTCATGAGCTGCATTCAGGCTTGATTACAAAATTTGAGGAATTGCTTGTCAAGTTTTGCAGGATAACTGATAATGAAATAACGTTTACAAAGCAAATTAAAGAGGGTGGATTAGATACCCTTACCTACGAAGATGTTGCAAATGTTTTCTGCACCAACCTTGTTACAGGTAATGCTATAAACCTTGATTCCTGGATATTTGGTGATTTAAATATTGAAGACTTGAAAGAGGATATGCAGACGCGCGTCGTAGACTGCTATGAGAAGTACATCAAATTTAAGCCAGTGATTGAATACATCAAGATATTCTTAAGAAAGGAAAACGTTGCCTTCACACTTGAACAGGATACGCTAATCATCAAAGAGGAAGATGTCGACCCAAAAAGGAAGCTAGAAAGCTATCAAGCATTGGTGGATTTCCtattaaatatatttaGTCCTTTGGCTTCAAACCAAGTAATAGCTGCTCTTGGTCCTGAGCTTATAAATGAATTGACTAGGCTTCTCAAACAAAACTCGAAAATTTTCCTTTCAAATGACTCTCACTATAAGCCGCAATTGTCTGAGCTGAATAAATCTCTGATAAAACTCAGTTCAGCCGATAAAAGTACTTGGAAATACGATGGCGAAGCTATTGGAAAGTTACTAAAGGGAAACGACGTTTACATGAACTTGGAGTTTGATCAGCTTTTGCAACAACAAATTGAGAGCATTAGAGGGTTTTTCAAGGACGACTCGTGGTCTGAACTAACCGAGGCGGAGACACCGACAAATCCTGAAAGCGAAAAAGTAGAGAAATCTTCCGTGGGTACTAAATTATCCTCTAAAACTACTACTAATGAATGGGAATGGAATGAAGACGATAACGATGACGGTTGGGCTGAAGAATTTGATGTCAACATAGATACCGCCGAGGAAAAGCCCATTACAAAAGCCAAAGCTAAAATAGATGATAAAAAAAGTGCTGAAGGATGGGACGATATGTGGGATGATGAAATTATTGATGTTGCCTCTACTAGTGAGAAAACGCAAATAACGCAAATCCCTATAAAGTTCCAAAACATTCTGAAGACGTTCCAAGAAGGATGTGAGAAACTCGATAAAGATGTCATTGGCAGTAGCTATACATACAAGTTCAATTTACTGCAAACATCTTTCTTTGCTATGTGCATGTGCAAATACCAAAAATGGTGGATTCTGGTTAACGATATTGAATACATTCTTACTCAACAGCGCGATAACTCGCTTGATCAATTGGCCTCACTGCTTGCGAGGTACATTGAAAACCAAATTACCAATATGCAGAAAGTTTCctttaatattttaaagaagCAGTTACAGACTATGAAAACCTCTGAAAAACAGCCAGACTTTAAACCAATCACAGAATCATTACTACCTTTTCTCCAGTCAGAAGCATTTCCAGCTTTATGCAATCTAGGACAGCCGCAATACTGCTTGGACTTCTTGGGTTTCTTATACAACGACTGTATTATCAATCAGATCTTGAAGTGGGATATTATTTCTGAGAGGAATTCAGAAAACTTATCGCAGTTGATTCAATTAATATATGATAGCACTAAGATATCTTATTTGCATAACAATAATGACTATAGGCATTACAGGACTAAATTGGCCATTGTGGCGCGTGTCATGACAGTACATCTTAAAGATATTATGGAAATGTTCTACAATGGAGATTTTTTCCTATTTTCGACTGAAGAAATCACTAGTTGGATAGTACTGTTATTTGCCGATACTACGATGAGAAGAGACTGTATTTTTGAGGTGAAGACTATCAGAGAAGAGTCTGAACAGTAA
- the COQ6 gene encoding putative N,N-dimethylaniline monooxygenase COQ6 (Syntenic homolog of Ashbya gossypii AFR648W; Non-syntenic homolog of Saccharomyces cerevisiae YGR255C (COQ6)) translates to MFTLISRRLGCRLLATTAQVPQLTDVLIVGGGPAGLTLAAAIKQSPQLSHLSTTLVEAGDLSKIAKFYDDPPEQFHNRVINLNPPSLKFLEETVGAKILHDRMQLFDGLYVTDSCSDATLDMEKNRIGAMIEIFNIQSSVLKRIEEINPSKLDIIDRVKVTSITYSDENDPTSWPIVQLDNGQSFKTRLLVGADGKNSSVRKFSGIESRGWSYNRWGIVMSLKLEDLPSKLRGWQRFLPTGPIAHLPMPGQNAALTWSTTEPLSRLLLAQDTETLAALINAAFILDNADMKYYYEQLEQATISKEELIQDINDRIEEVYDSLKDDSMIDEIYPPRVINVVPKSAARFPLSVAHADTYIEERIALVGDAAHSTHPLAGQGLNMGQGDVESLVKALEKAVKRGLDVGSLLALEPYWADRYPPNNLLLGGADKLHKLYSTDLPPIVALRTLGVKILNKLGPLKSIIVSKVSDTT, encoded by the coding sequence ATGTTTACTTTAATAAGCCGAAGATTGGGCTGTAGATTATTGGCTACTACTGCTCAGGTTCCACAGCTGACTGATGTCTTAATTGTCGGTGGTGGACCGGCTGGATTGACTCTTGCTGCTGCTATAAAGCAGTCGCCACAATTAAGTCACTTATCAACAACCTTGGTTGAGGCAGGAGACCTCTCCAAAATTGCAAAGTTCTATGACGATCCTCCAGAGCAATTCCACAATCGTGTCATCAATTTAAACCCTCCATCGTTGAAGTTCCTAGAAGAAACCGTTGGTGCCAAGATTTTACACGATAGAATGCAACTCTTTGACGGTCTTTATGTTACTGATTCATGTTCTGATGCTACACTAGACATGGAAAAGAACAGAATTGGGGCCATGATAGAGATTTTTAATATACAGAGCTCTGTGTTGAAAAGGATAGAGGAAATTAACCCTAGCAAGCTTGATATAATTGACCGTGTTAAGGTAACGAGCATCACATACAGTGATGAAAATGACCCTACATCGTGGCCTATCGTTCAATTGGATAATGGACAATCCTTTAAGACTAGACTACTTGTCGGTGCTGACGGAAAGAACTCCTCTGTTAGAAAGTTTTCAGGTATTGAGTCTCGCGGTTGGTCTTATAATCGGTGGGGAATTGTGATGAGTTTAAAGCTTGAAGACTTGCCATCCAAACTGCGTGGGTGGCAGAGATTCCTACCTACCGGTCCAATTGCCCACCTTCCTATGCCAGGCCAAAATGCTGCCTTAACATGGAGCACCACCGAGCCGCTATCGAGACTTCTACTAGCTCAGGATACTGAGACTCTTGCTGCACTCATCAATGCAGCATTTATTCTTGACAATGCTGATATGAAGTACTATTATGAACAACTTGAACAGGCTACTATTTCCAAAGAGGAACTAATTCAAGATATCAACGATAGAATTGAAGAAGTCTACGACAGCCTAAAAGATGACTCCATGATTGACGAAATCTATCCTCCCCGGGTTATAAATGTTGTTCCCAAGTCAGCTGCCAGGTTCCCCTTGTCCGTTGCTCATGCTGACACCTATATTGAGGAAAGAATCGCTCTTGTTGGTGATGCTGCTCATAGCACTCATCCTCTAGCAGGACAAGGCCTCAATATGGGTCAAGGAGATGTCGAGAGCTTAGTAAAAGCCCTTGAGAAAGCTGTCAAACGCGGTCTAGACGTTGGCTCCTTGCTAGCTCTAGAACCATATTGGGCAGACCGTTATCCTCCTAACAATCTTCTACTAGGAGGAGCAGATAAACTGCATAAGCTATATTCGACCGATCTACCGCCAATAGTAGCGCTCAGAACACTAGGCGTAAAAATCCTCAACAAATTAGGGCCATTGAAGAGCATTATTGTTAGTAAAGTCAGTGATACTACTTAG
- the ATX1 gene encoding copper metallochaperone ATX1 (Syntenic homolog of Ashbya gossypii AFR653W; Syntenic homolog of Saccharomyces cerevisiae YNL259C (ATX1)), whose amino-acid sequence MSATKHYQFDVVMTCSGCSNAINRVLTKLQPEVSKIDISMEKQTVDVETTLSYDTILEAIKKTGKQVKGGREI is encoded by the coding sequence ATGTCTGCTACTAAACATTATCAATTTGATGTCGTGATGACCTGCTCTGGGTGTTCAAATGCCATTAATAGAGTTTTGACGAAACTTCAACCAGAGGTATCTAAAATAGACATTTCAATGGAGAAACAGACTGTAGACGTTGAAACCACACTGTCTTATGATACTATCCTTGAAGCGATAAAGAAAACCGGAAAGCAAGTTAAAGGTGGTAGAGAAATATGA
- a CDS encoding PPIL4 family peptidylprolyl isomerase (Syntenic homolog of Ashbya gossypii AFR649W; Syntenic homolog of Ashbya gossypii NOHBY659; No homolog in Saccharomyces cerevisiae; Syntenic homolog of Saccharomyces kluyveri SAKL0C03234g) — MSVLLETTVGDLVVDLDYRDYSVECYNFIKLCKCGFYNYQCFHNVIKHYSAELGDPQVGFGEREDIKVHNTSIEGIEKDGTVSAKLVKSSSTKNDDIGTKGKIGFIYSGPTNYLIGSKMIVALSELPKSYKHTVFFGEVISSSHSSLDAIGNSLLDDQFRPKIDVRVRKVHIIHDPFPDTENIPVLTPPLPLRDVRLPPSAINIASTATTEEDIRRKEVALEVFGDIKHRGIKPADNVLFICKLNPLTKAKDIAQIFSRFGSVVSVEIIKDKEQDHSLGYGFIQFESKQSCELAYSKMEGVLIDDRRIHVDFSQSTRRGGRRQTSK, encoded by the coding sequence ATGAGCGTCTTGCTAGAAACAACCGTCGGGGATCTAGTGGTTGATCTAGACTACCGAGACTATAGCGTTGAATGCTACAATTTCATTAAACTCTGTAAATGCGGTTTCTACAACTACCAGTGCTTCCATAATGTCATAAAGCACTACTCAGCCGAGTTAGGCGACCCACAGGTCGGATTCGGTGAACGTGAGGATATAAAAGTTCATAATACATCAATTGAAGGAATTGAAAAGGATGGTACTGTTTCTGCCAAGCTGGTTAAGAGCTCATCAACTAAGAACGATGATATTGGAACAAAAGGCAAAATAGGGTTTATTTATTCTGGCCCTACTAACTATCTGATAGGTTCTAAAATGATAGTTGCACTCAGCGAACTCCCCAAATCTTACAAACATACAGTTTTTTTTGGAGAGGTCATCTCCTCGTCCCATTCTTCTCTAGATGCAATTGGTAACAGCCTACTTGACGACCAATTCAGACCTAAAATTGACGTAAGAGTGAGGAAAGTACATATTATCCACGACCCATTCCCTGACACCGAAAATATCCCTGTCTTAACACCCCCACTTCCCCTTCGGGATGTCCGTCTTCCCCCATCGGCAATCAACATCGCATCAACGGCAACTACAGAAGAGGACATCAGGCGCAAGGAAGTCGCTCTAGAAGTATTTGGCGATATTAAACACCGTGGAATTAAACCTGCTGACAATGTGCTATTCATCTGCAAACTTAATCCACTTACTAAGGCTAAGGATATCGCCCAAATATTTTCAAGATTTGGTAGCGTGGTCTCCGTTGAGATAATCAAGGACAAGGAGCAAGACCACTCCTTGGGATACGGCTTTATTCAGTTTGAATCTAAACAGTCGTGCGAACTTGCCTACTCCAAGATGGAAGGCGTGCTAATAGATGATAGAAGGATCCACGTAGACTTCAGCCAAAGTACAAGGCGGGGGGGTAGAAGGCAAACAAGTAAGTGA
- the SIP3 gene encoding Sip3p (Syntenic homolog of Ashbya gossypii AFR651W; Syntenic homolog of Saccharomyces cerevisiae YHR155W (YSP1) and YNL257C (SIP3)), translating to MQQTLGCEKLTGKLMNLSAILLKEASRDSPSFRANVNHYHTQIENIENWIKTTTETASTQFKDVMSDFRKAANLLSSFTFPPKDLLDNGLIEEQINTPKLISNCQKSIGDLYGSQIESIKSCEEPYVSILLEILTDVVKPYHVSRRNFEYYQSKYDTMLSNYQAINHIETSPTQIRSDAQELYEYRKSYLESALNLVLVISDSKMKLDSLILSLCDHAYKSLIRNMAVFDSVKDDMDFQEEWNHERLKIYYDLRDDIDRVSKQINAYTSEKMKPSTDLANYEMKEVIPRIVNSSYIASERSEKSGWLFMQTTVGNPQRTIWVRRWCFLKKDVFGMHLLSQSKTSVEETDKFGILLLSATIYVSIPRKFCFQVTINTPSINPPDIPSKTGSNSIILQAETHADLEEWLIAFHTAKHNAMMYEENETRYEQASKLHPPQFIEFACSSTTSTDQLLTTTHPSMTKSLLRVIETSPMGDVYSRLENPCTRSPITTSLTKLSILANSIVKANGTPSAMIANFWGSVNWNDHCLLSTSENITAIEPCVKASKEAKQAPEWKLASFPQYYPQRLQHETILFRSLFMNTNLSIPESDELLLDSMFCTWSPNPKQEFWGVAFITMKEIFFYMNMMGFVCLFKKTFDQICSVELVADEAGMPSNSKDLHIHFINEAPLRLKIFLTSPVLAQRKLQIVLDNQVSPNPLQLMDILQALRTAEENFNTERRKKNIVSNPDMNSKTSHIESVHYFSIDFNEAVERQQMFKLKYTSTYRLDFDIPCKGLAHLLFGDKSSAFTSTLFLARATRNKRVTSPWLIYDMDGERKMCRTITIRLNNADAYKFLPNSKIEDTDDSHPVNYSIKHSIIKMREGSYYEIDQESNILKIPFIKPFKVYAKFILMERKTSKGSGEFSISSNRSTMFVYYHVQYLDHKTLEPTTSINYLDQMVSKISLQVCQYECMHIKNVILSGMQLLGKHGKVIKAIRIGGHVGVVRLEVPTDKQLDLLQQNVLSFSMRSLLKLLFKWFIWNISNFMLTFVRTLFEMIYGLATNITMLNRLVLSGLILSIILNTFLVGKTTVSFWSYRKADAIINKYYYGKKQRMERVLSIDDLELLSTSLTKYRPICLEKFLASSKNIENKYRKTRHELGVKRNDLLVELKILNSMEKELVKVDYQNFLMEELENCNTVKELHIDNWNKNLQLQEYCSICEEELADINLL from the coding sequence ATGCAACAGACTTTAGGCTGTGAAAAGCTTACTGGAAAGCTTATGAACCTATCAGCAATACTTCTCAAAGAGGCTTCACGGGATTCGCCAAGTTTTAGAGCAAATGTTAACCATTATCACACGCAAATAGAAAACATTGAAAATTGGATAAAAACAACGACGGAGACTGCAAGTACCCAGTTCAAAGATGTAATGAGTGATTTTCGCAAGGCTGCGAACCTATTGTCTTCTTTTACTTTTCCTCCTAAAGACCTCCTGGATAATGGCCTTATTGAGGAGCAAATCAACACACCGAAGCTGATTAGTAATTGCCAAAAAAGTATAGGTGACCTCTATGGCAGTCAAATTGAGTCGATTAAGAGTTGCGAAGAGCCCTATGTTTCTATTTTGCTGGAAATTTTGACAGATGTGGTTAAGCCTTACCATGTTTCACGGAGGAACTTTGAATATTACCAATCCAAATATGATACTATGCTGTCTAATTATCAAGCTATCAATCATATAGAAACAAGTCCTACACAGATTAGAAGCGACGCTCAAGAGTTGTATGAATATCGCAAGAGTTACTTAGAATCAGCTCTAAATTTGGTGTTAGTAATTTCAGACTCAAAAATGAAGTTGGACTCACTTATACTTTCGCTATGTGATCATGCTTATAAGTCCCTCATCCGGAATATGGCAGTATTTGATTCAGTTAAGGATGATATGGATTTCCAGGAAGAATGGAATCATGAGCGCTTGAAGATATACTATGATCTTCGTGATGACATAGACAGAGTTAGTAAACAAATCAATGCGTACACATCGGAGAAAATGAAGCCATCCACAGACCTCGCTAACTATGAGATGAAGGAAGTGATTCCAAGGATTGTAAATTCCTCTTATATAGCTAGTGAACGCTCGGAAAAAAGTGGTTGGCTATTCATGCAGACTACGGTTGGAAATCCGCAAAGAACAATATGGGTACGAAGGTGGTGctttttaaaaaaagaCGTGTTTGGGATGCATCTGTTATCCCAATCTAAAACTTCTGTAGAGGAGACGGATAAGTTCGGAATATTACTTCTCAGTGCAACAATATATGTCAGCATTCCGCGGAAGTTTTGTTTCCAAGTGACTATCAATACACCTTCTATTAATCCACCAGATATACCTAGTAAAACAGGTAGTAATTCCATTATTTTGCAGGCGGAAACACATGCTGATTTAGAAGAATGGTTAATAGCCTTCCATACAGCAAAACATAACGCAATGATGTATGAAGAGAACGAAACACGGTATGAACAAGCCTCCAAACTACATCCACCACAATTTATAGAGTTTGCTTGTAGTTCGACTACTTCTACTGACCAGTTACTTACTACCACCCACCCTTCTATGACAAAATCCTTGCTGAGGGTTATAGAGACATCCCCAATGGGAGACGTCTACAGTCGATTAGAAAATCCCTGTACGAGATCGCCTATTACAACCTCTCTCACTAAGTTATCCATCCTAGCAAATTCTATTGTAAAAGCAAATGGTACTCCCAGTGCAATGATTGCCAACTTCTGGGGTAGCGTCAATTGGAATGATCATTGCTTGCTTTCAACGTCAGAAAACATAACGGCAATAGAGCCATGTGTGAAAGCAAGTAAAGAAGCAAAACAAGCTCCAGAATGGAAGCTGGCTTCCTTCCCTCAATATTATCCTCAAAGATTGCAACATGAAACCATACTTTTTCGCAGCTTGTTCATGAATACAAATTTATCAATTCCTGAATCAGATGAACTACTTTTAGACTCGATGTTTTGTACATGGTCCCCCAATCCTAAACAGGAGTTCTGGGGAGTTGCTTTCATAACTATGAAGGAGATATTCTTTTACATGAATATGATGGGGTTTGTTTGTCTATTTAAAAAGACCTTCGATCAAATATGTTCGGTTGAACTAGTAGCAGATGAAGCTGGGATGCCCTCAAATAGCAAAGACCTTCACATCCATTTCATTAATGAAGCACCACTTCGCCttaaaatatttttaacCTCTCCAGTACTTGCGCAGCGGAAGTTGCAAATTGTTCTAGATAATCAAGTGTCTCCGAACCCTTTACAGCTGATGGACATCCTCCAAGCGTTGCGAACTGCAGAAGAAAACTTTAACACTGAACGTCGGAAGAAGAATATCGTATCTAATCCGGACATGAACTCGAAAACCAGCCACATCGAGTCAGTTCATTATTTTTCAATTGACTTCAATGAGGCTGTTGAGAGGCAACAAATGTTCAAGCTCAAGTACACTTCCACATACAGGCTAGATTTCGATATTCCTTGTAAAGGATTAGCACACCTGCTTTTTGGAGACAAATCGTCAGCGTTCACATCCACACTCTTTCTTGCAAGAGCGACAAGAAATAAACGTGTAACGTCTCCATGGTTGATATATGATATGGACGGAGAGAGAAAAATGTGTCGTACTATCACAATTAGACTCAATAATGCTGATGCATATAAATTTCTACCCAATTCCAAGATTGAGGATACAGATGACTCGCATCCAGTTAATTATTCCATTAAACATAGTATAATAAAGATGAGAGAAGGATCATATTATGAAATAGACCAAGAATCcaatattttaaagattcCGTTTATCAAGCCCTTTAAAGTATATGCTAAGTTTATTTTAATGGAACGTAAAACTTCTAAGGGTAGCGGTGAATTTTCTATTTCCTCCAACAGGTCTACCATGTTTGTGTACTACCATGTTCAATATCTGGACCATAAAACACTCGAACCAACAACAAGCATAAATTACCTTGATCAAATGGTAAGCAAGATATCCTTGCAAGTGTGTCAATATGAATGTATGCACATAAAAAACGTCATATTATCTGGCATGCAACTTCTTGGCAAACACGGCAAAGTTATCAAGGCCATTAGAATAGGAGGCCATGTTGGAGTCGTCCGGTTAGAAGTACCGACTGACAAACAGTTAGATCTACTACAACAAAATGTGTTGAGCTTTTCAATGCGCTCACTTTTAAAACTTCTCTTCAAATGGTTCATATGGAATATTAGTAACTTCATGCTGACCTTTGTAAGAACACTGTTCGAAATGATTTACGGCTTGGCTACAAACATAACCATGCTGAACAGACTTGTTCTAAGTGGGCTAATACTCTCCATCATTTTGAACACATTTTTGGTTGGAAAAACAACTGTTTCTTTCTGGTCCTACCGTAAAGCTGATGCTATTATTAACAAGTACTACTACGGAAAGAAGCAGCGCATGGAAAGGGTACTTTCAATCGATGATTTGGAATTACTTTCCACCTCATTGACAAAATACCGCCCAATATGTCTAGAAAAATTCCTAGCATCGTCTAAGAACATTGAGAATAAATACCGGAAAACAAGGCATGAACTAGGAGTCAAGAGAAACGATTTATTAGTTGAACTCAAGATATTAAATTCGATGGAGAAAGAATTGGTAAAGGTCGACTATCAGAATTTCTTAATGGAAGAACTCGAAAATTGTAACACTGTAAAAGAACTTCATATTGACAATTGGAACAAAAACTTGCAGCTGCAGGAGTATTGCAGTATTTGTGAAGAGGAATTGGCGGATATAAATCTTCTTTAA
- the TGL2 gene encoding triglyceride lipase (Syntenic homolog of Ashbya gossypii AFR650W; Non-syntenic homolog of Saccharomyces cerevisiae YDR058C (TGL2)), with protein MMLMGSLGSFGYYSAVAVYKSCQQILQDTFWTSSKREGDSLQGKLFDTYSTNVADSKGHSLVIDTLPPIDDVKIPKYPVVLCHGLSGFDRLILIPSVKKLLTLLQLSVKEKSSDLFMETADDTNSIWALDYWLGVQTFLESKGCAVITAKVPSFGSIEERAEVLNKFIADGVKKLDQEHRGKFKLNSEGKIKVNLIAHSMGGLDCRYLISKIENKEYDVKSLTTIATPHHGSEMADYVVEKFNSFKETANLSDMPLFLPPAFYQLTTYHMKHFNNIVPNDSNVSYFSYGSYFYPKWYNVFYPSWNIIYNKSNGEPNDGLVSTKSSRWGQYLGSLDDIDHLDIINWRNKLNIDVIMGLDRNCFRNKNVQPQHKIDILHFYLTITDMLARKGL; from the coding sequence ATGATGCTTATGGGATCATTGGGATCGTTTGGTTACTATAGTGCAGTGGCGGTATACAAATCTTGCCAGCAGATACTACAAGATACGTTTTGGACAAGTTCTAAACGAGAGGGAGACAGTTTGCAGGGTAAGCTATTTGACACTTATAGTACGAATGTGGCTGATTCAAAAGGCCACTCTTTAGTGATTGACACTCTTCCCCCAATAGACGATGTTAAGATCCCTAAGTACCCGGTCGTGTTGTGTCACGGTCTTTCTGGATTTGACAGGTTAATTCTAATACCATCAGTTAAAAAGTTGCTCACATTGCTACAGCTTTCTGTAAAAGAGAAGAGTAGTGATCTATTTATGGAGACAGCGGATGATACTAATAGCATCTGGGCGCTAGATTATTGGCTTGGAGTTCAAACTTTCTTGGAGTCTAAAGGCTGCGCGGTTATCACTGCGAAAGTGCCAAGCTTTGGGAGTATCGAAGAAAGAGCTGAAGTTTTGAACAAGTTTATAGCTGATGGTGTCAAGAAGTTAGATCAGGAGCACAGAGGCAAGTTTAAGTTGAATAGTGAGGGCAAGATTAAAGTTAATCTTATCGCTCACTCGATGGGCGGATTGGACTGCCGATATTTGATTAGTAAAATAGAAAACAAAGAGTACGATGTTAAGAGCCTTACTACTATTGCAACTCCCCACCATGGTTCTGAGATGGCTGATTATGTGGTGGAAAAATTTAATTCATTCAAGGAGACTGCAAACCTGTCCGATATGCCTCTTTTCTTACCTCCCGCGTTTTACCAATTAACGACCTACCACATGAAGCACTTTAATAACATTGTTCCCAACGATTCCAATGTCAGTTATTTCAGCTATGGTTCTTATTTCTATCCAAAATGGTACAATGTCTTCTATCCTAGCTGGAATATAATCTACAACAAGTCGAACGGAGAACCTAACGACGGTCTAGTTTCTACCAAGAGTAGTAGATGGGGGCAATATCTTGGTTCATTAGATGATATTGACCATCTGGACATTATTAATTGGAGAAATAAACTAAATATAGATGTTATTATGGGTTTGGACAGAAACTGTTTTCGAAATAAGAACGTTCAACCTCAGCATAAGATTGATATTTTACATTTCTACCTGACGATTACAGACATGCTAGCACGTAAAGGCctataa